The following coding sequences are from one Ornithorhynchus anatinus isolate Pmale09 chromosome 18, mOrnAna1.pri.v4, whole genome shotgun sequence window:
- the PRADC1 gene encoding LOW QUALITY PROTEIN: protease-associated domain-containing protein 1 (The sequence of the model RefSeq protein was modified relative to this genomic sequence to represent the inferred CDS: inserted 1 base in 1 codon) gives MGPGLRRAGRRCCCLWLGLLAPALLAHGPRVHEYLYFQVLSPGDIRYIFGAAPAKDFGGVFDTRYEQIYLVPAXPPEACGELGNGVFVRDQIALVERGGCSFLMKTRVVQEHGGRAVIIADNAYDDDSFYVEMIRDGTRRTADIPALFLLGRDGYMIRRSLERHGLPWAVISIPVNVTGIPAYERLQPPWTFW, from the exons ATGGGCCCGGGGTTGCGCCGCGccggccgccgctgctgctgcctgTGGCTGGGCCTGCTGGCGCCCGCCCTGCTGGCACACG GCCCGCGCGTCCACGAGTACCtgtacttccaagtgctgagCCCCGGCGACATCCGCTACATCTTCGGCGCCGCCCCGGCGAAGGACTTCGGGGGCGTCTTC gaCACCCGCTACGAGCAGATCTACCTGGTGCCGG GACCCCCCGAGGCCTGCGGCGAGCTCGGCAACGGCGTCTTCGTCCGGGACCAGATCGCCCTGGTGGAGCGCGG AGGGTGCTCCTTCCTCATGAAGACCCGGGTGGTGCAGGAACACGGCGGGCGGGCCGTGATCATCGCCGACAACGCCTACGACGACGACAGCTTCTACGTGGAGATGATCCGGGACGGCACCCGCCGCACGGCCGACATCCccgccctcttcctcctgggCAGAGACGG GTACATGATCCGCCGATCCCTGGAGCGGCACGGGCTCCCCTGGGCCGTCATCTCCATCCCCGTCAACGTCACCGGCATCCCCGCCTACGAGCGCCTGCAGCCGCCCTGGACCTTCTGGTAG